The Neodiprion fabricii isolate iyNeoFabr1 chromosome 4, iyNeoFabr1.1, whole genome shotgun sequence genome window below encodes:
- the LOC124180860 gene encoding uncharacterized protein LOC124180860, with protein sequence MFNVHLGTWKEFRKLEGRGCAGWMQENGKLSRAESTSIRVTDDENSSTSSNSRRNVKIDNKVLEEKVKCSLEKGVPLKTITITDPSIIRPSSNSDSSVNLTVDEKVQGKDQHHENSLKMLCDYQGMSLGVKSEGQTLQTTRLSHRNLDTCMDTGKETLILEIPSKTRNFGPDVVENVVIIGNRGSRVVEQHDSVLSLKLKKKRLRPRGTLIPRYKSSLVGSPVRNAVPRKQKYGKSTKLTYKTNLVVDNEVK encoded by the coding sequence ATGTTCAACGTCCATCTCGGGACCTGGAAAGagtttcgaaaattggaaGGACGGGGTTGCGCAGGATGGATGCAGGAAAACGGGAAATTATCGCGAGCAGAAAGTACATCGATTCGGGTGACGGACGACGAGAATAGTTCGACGAGCAGCAACAGCAGGAGAAATGTCAAGATCGATAACAAAGTACTGGAGGAAAAGGTCAAGTGTAGCTTGGAGAAAGGCGTCCCTTTAAAGACGATCACAATCACGGATCCTTCCATCATTAGGCCCAGCAGTAATTCGGACAGTAGCGTTAATTTGACAGTAGACGAAAAAGTGCAGGGTAAAGATCAGCACCATGAAAACTCCTTGAAAATGCTCTGTGATTATCAAGGCATGTCACTGGGCGTCAAGAGCGAAGGACAAACCTTGCAGACGACTCGACTTAGTCACAGAAATCTGGACACCTGTATGGATACTGGTAAGGAGACGTTAATTTTAGAAATTCCATCGAAGACGAGAAATTTTGGGCCAGACGTTGTGGAAAATGTTGTGATAATAGGTAACAGGGGAAGCAGAGTTGTGGAACAGCATGATTCCGTTCTGAgcttgaaattgaagaaaaaacgtttGCGACCGAGGGGTACGTTGATACCGAGGTACAAAAGCAGCCTTGTAGGTTCACCGGTGAGAAACGCCGTGCCTCGGAAACAGAAATATGGCAAAAGCACAAAATTGACTTACAAAACAAATCTAGTCGTAGATAACGAAGTGAAATAG